The following coding sequences lie in one Streptomyces sp. NBC_00510 genomic window:
- a CDS encoding glutamate--cysteine ligase, which translates to MRTVGVEEELLLLDAESGEPRALSTAVLASARRDGTAGRQVFEAELQRQQVEFATRPQSRMEDLAAEIVRWRAEAARHAEESGGAVAALATSPLPVSPQLSTGERYGWLRERYGLTAQEQLTCGCHVHVSVESDEEGVAVLDRIRCWLPVLLALSGNSPFWQGRDSGYASYRSRVWGRWPSAGPVEPFGSAAAYHELVRSMIATGALRDEGMVYFDARLSHTYPTVEVRVADVCLDASGTALLATLVRALVETAARAWRAGEPPSAHGVALLRLATWRAAREGIDGRLVHPVTMEPAPAEAVVRALFDRVRDALEDNGDLVPAQDALAGLLKTGNGARVQRDLLRRTGDLREVAAACVRLTHT; encoded by the coding sequence TTGCGCACGGTCGGTGTGGAGGAGGAACTCCTGCTGCTGGACGCGGAGTCCGGGGAGCCGCGGGCGTTGTCGACGGCGGTGCTGGCGTCGGCCCGCCGTGACGGCACGGCGGGCCGCCAGGTGTTCGAGGCGGAACTGCAGCGTCAGCAGGTGGAGTTCGCCACCCGGCCGCAGTCGCGGATGGAGGACCTGGCGGCGGAGATCGTGCGGTGGCGGGCGGAGGCGGCACGGCACGCTGAGGAGTCCGGTGGCGCGGTGGCGGCGCTGGCGACGTCGCCGTTGCCGGTGAGCCCACAGCTGAGCACCGGGGAGCGGTACGGGTGGCTGCGGGAGCGGTACGGGCTGACCGCGCAGGAGCAGCTGACGTGTGGCTGTCACGTCCATGTGTCGGTGGAGTCCGACGAGGAGGGCGTCGCGGTCCTGGACCGGATCCGCTGCTGGCTGCCGGTGTTGCTGGCGCTCAGCGGGAACTCGCCGTTCTGGCAGGGCCGGGACAGCGGCTACGCGAGCTACCGCAGCCGGGTGTGGGGCAGGTGGCCGTCGGCCGGTCCGGTGGAGCCGTTCGGTTCCGCCGCCGCCTACCACGAGCTGGTGCGGTCCATGATCGCCACCGGCGCGCTGCGCGATGAGGGCATGGTGTACTTCGACGCCCGGCTGTCGCACACCTACCCCACCGTCGAGGTCCGCGTCGCGGACGTGTGCCTGGACGCGTCCGGTACCGCGTTGCTGGCGACGTTGGTGCGGGCGCTGGTGGAGACCGCGGCCCGCGCGTGGCGGGCCGGTGAGCCGCCGTCGGCGCACGGCGTGGCCCTGCTGCGGCTGGCGACCTGGCGGGCGGCCCGCGAGGGCATCGACGGCCGCCTGGTCCACCCGGTGACCATGGAGCCCGCCCCGGCCGAGGCCGTGGTCCGCGCGCTGTTCGACCGCGTACGCGACGCCCTGGAGGACAACGGCGACCTGGTCCCCGCGCAGGACGCCCTCGCCGGACTCCTCAAGACCGGCAACGGTGCCCGCGTCCAACGCGACCTGCTGCGCCGCACCGGCGACCTCCGCGAAGTCGCCGCGGCCTGCGTCCGCCTCACCCACACCTGA
- a CDS encoding DUF5133 domain-containing protein yields the protein MLLAHPAVLNDLVDRYETLRMLGPGDPEVRRRMADVSYTLCVATGTRDVDTALIAARLRLPGARPEDDSVLA from the coding sequence GTGCTGCTGGCCCACCCCGCCGTGCTGAACGACCTGGTCGACCGTTACGAGACGCTGAGGATGCTCGGCCCTGGGGACCCCGAGGTGCGCCGCCGGATGGCGGACGTCTCGTACACGCTGTGCGTGGCGACCGGCACGCGGGACGTCGACACGGCGCTGATCGCGGCGCGGCTGCGGCTGCCGGGGGCCCGCCCGGAGGACGATTCGGTGCTTGCCTGA
- a CDS encoding STAS domain-containing protein: MSDRFPDLRVHSVPAGPELAGQHESHTRLTILLSPRGAARTEAVLIGELDAATAPEVRHALFAALEAGDGLDLDLRDVTGCDGAGLNALLELRNRAMAAHRTLTVTAVSDTVLRLLDLTGNRGALTPSRPSAHRLGADVRRLYTAVCLALLDAGLPLAQHTGGEDRPVVEAGPRGVVVRWGTLLGTDVTARHAAGPHRRPLHRAVLDALALAGFRTVEDRTATREIIVTALPERTRR; this comes from the coding sequence ATGTCGGACCGGTTTCCCGATCTGCGGGTGCACTCCGTTCCCGCGGGACCCGAACTCGCCGGGCAGCACGAGTCCCATACGCGCCTGACCATCCTGCTCAGTCCCCGCGGCGCGGCGCGCACCGAAGCCGTCCTGATCGGCGAGCTCGACGCCGCGACCGCGCCGGAAGTGCGCCACGCCCTCTTCGCCGCCCTGGAGGCGGGGGACGGCCTCGACCTGGACCTGCGCGACGTCACCGGTTGCGACGGCGCGGGGCTGAACGCCCTGCTGGAGCTGCGCAACCGCGCCATGGCCGCGCACCGGACGCTGACCGTGACCGCCGTGAGCGACACCGTCCTGCGGCTGCTCGACCTCACCGGCAACCGCGGCGCGCTCACCCCGTCCCGCCCGTCGGCCCATCGGCTCGGCGCGGACGTCCGGCGCCTGTACACGGCGGTGTGCCTGGCCCTGCTGGACGCGGGCCTGCCGCTCGCACAGCACACGGGCGGCGAGGACCGTCCCGTCGTGGAGGCGGGGCCGCGGGGCGTGGTCGTGCGCTGGGGCACCCTCCTCGGCACCGATGTGACGGCGCGGCATGCGGCCGGGCCGCACCGCCGCCCGCTCCACAGGGCGGTGCTGGACGCGCTGGCCCTCGCCGGGTTCCGCACGGTCGAGGACCGCACGGCGACCCGCGAGATCATCGTCACCGCCCTGCCGGAGCGGACCCGCCGCTGA
- a CDS encoding DUF4235 domain-containing protein, giving the protein MKASKIVYKPVGLTLGAVSGLIAGALFKRAWKTLGHEQDAPDATDEDRSWAEVLTAAALQGAIFAFVKAAVDRGGATVTRRLTGVWPG; this is encoded by the coding sequence GTGAAGGCGTCGAAAATCGTCTACAAGCCCGTGGGCCTGACCCTGGGCGCGGTCTCCGGGCTGATCGCCGGCGCGTTGTTCAAGCGGGCGTGGAAGACCCTAGGCCACGAACAGGACGCGCCCGACGCCACCGACGAGGACCGCTCCTGGGCCGAGGTGCTCACCGCGGCGGCGCTGCAAGGCGCGATCTTCGCCTTCGTCAAGGCGGCGGTCGACCGCGGGGGCGCGACCGTCACCCGGCGTCTCACCGGTGTCTGGCCGGGCTGA
- a CDS encoding DUF3618 domain-containing protein yields the protein MTSDKSPTTDELRERVEATREELGRTVAALTAKTDVKGRLGGRAGQAGAKAHEAASRMGELVREKTPEPARDKAVKAARHMRLQAVHAGRLARAKAPAVRARAGRTARAARSHRAPLLGAGAAMGVLLLVRRARRRRG from the coding sequence ATGACGAGCGACAAGTCACCGACGACCGACGAACTGCGTGAGCGCGTCGAGGCGACGCGCGAGGAACTGGGCCGCACCGTCGCGGCGCTGACGGCGAAGACCGACGTCAAGGGCCGGCTGGGGGGCCGGGCCGGCCAGGCCGGCGCCAAGGCGCACGAGGCGGCGTCCCGGATGGGCGAGTTGGTCCGGGAGAAGACCCCGGAGCCGGCCCGGGACAAGGCCGTCAAGGCGGCTCGGCACATGCGGCTCCAGGCGGTCCACGCCGGGCGGCTGGCCCGCGCGAAGGCCCCGGCGGTACGAGCGCGTGCCGGCCGGACCGCACGCGCCGCCCGGTCCCATCGCGCGCCCCTGCTGGGCGCCGGCGCGGCGATGGGGGTGTTGCTGTTGGTGCGCCGCGCCAGGAGGAGGCGCGGGTGA
- a CDS encoding phage holin family protein → MCATEHRGGGDERVGELVSRASEQLSRLVREEMRLAQAEMARKGRRFGRGGGLFGGAGLFAVLMLQGLAVAAVAGLALALPVWAAALVVTGVLALVAAVLAAAGRRQFGRAAPPAPEATIDSVKADIAELKERAHR, encoded by the coding sequence GTGTGCGCGACCGAGCACCGCGGTGGCGGTGACGAACGGGTGGGCGAACTGGTGTCCCGCGCGTCGGAGCAGCTGTCGCGATTGGTACGCGAGGAAATGCGGCTGGCCCAGGCGGAGATGGCCCGGAAGGGCCGCCGCTTCGGCCGGGGCGGCGGTCTGTTCGGCGGGGCGGGCCTCTTCGCGGTCCTGATGCTGCAGGGGCTCGCCGTCGCCGCCGTCGCGGGCCTGGCGCTCGCGCTGCCGGTGTGGGCGGCGGCGCTGGTCGTCACGGGAGTCCTGGCCCTGGTCGCGGCGGTACTGGCCGCGGCGGGCCGCAGGCAGTTCGGCCGGGCGGCCCCGCCCGCGCCGGAGGCCACCATCGACAGCGTCAAGGCCGACATCGCGGAACTCAAGGAAAGGGCACACCGATGA
- a CDS encoding SigE family RNA polymerase sigma factor — protein sequence MGDSRTDGGFDEFMAARWSALFHLARLLTGGDRHRAEDLLQEALVKLWFAWPRVADQAPEAYVRKVMARAAARSARRRWWGERPVEHLPEPPAVGDVSAAVAERSRLEAALSQLPAGQRAAVVLRYYQDLPEAQVAEALGCPLGTARSHAARGVARLRRILSDAIEPVG from the coding sequence ATGGGGGATTCCCGGACCGATGGGGGGTTCGACGAGTTCATGGCAGCCCGGTGGTCCGCCCTGTTCCACCTTGCCCGGCTGCTCACCGGGGGTGACCGGCACCGCGCCGAGGACCTGCTGCAAGAGGCCCTGGTCAAGCTGTGGTTCGCCTGGCCGCGCGTCGCGGACCAGGCACCCGAGGCGTACGTGCGCAAGGTGATGGCCCGGGCCGCGGCCCGCTCGGCCCGGCGGCGTTGGTGGGGGGAGCGCCCCGTCGAGCACCTGCCGGAACCGCCCGCCGTCGGCGACGTCTCCGCCGCCGTTGCGGAGCGGTCCCGGCTGGAGGCCGCGCTGAGCCAGCTGCCGGCCGGGCAGCGTGCCGCGGTGGTGCTCCGCTACTACCAGGACCTGCCGGAGGCGCAGGTCGCGGAGGCCCTGGGGTGCCCCCTCGGCACCGCCCGGTCCCACGCGGCACGGGGCGTGGCACGACTGCGCCGGATCCTGTCGGACGCCATCGAGCCGGTGGGCTGA